In Phragmites australis chromosome 24, lpPhrAust1.1, whole genome shotgun sequence, the following are encoded in one genomic region:
- the LOC133907600 gene encoding glutathione S-transferase F10-like, with protein sequence MPVKVFGSPTSAEVARVLACLFEKDVEFQLIRVDSFRGPKRQPNYLKLQPRGEALTFEDGEVTLVESRKILRHIADKYKNQGYKDLFGPGALERASIEQWLQTEAQSFDVPSADMVYSLAYLPSDMPLDGKKANTGGFPSAGMHPAHRQKTEEMLQLFEKSRKELGKLLDIYEQRLDQEEYLAGNKFTLADLSHLPNADRLAADPRSARLIESRKNVSRWWYTISGRDPWKRVKELQRPPSAEAPF encoded by the exons ATGCCGGTGAAGGTGTTCGGGTCGCCGACGTCGGCGGAGGTCGCCCGCGTCCTGGCCTGCCTGTTCGAGAAGGACGTCGAGTTCCAGCTCATTCGCGTCGACTCATTCCGCGGCCCCAAGCGCCAGCCTAATTACCTCAAGCTTCAG CCTCGCGGCGAGGCGCTCACCTTCGAGGACGGCGAAGTCACCCTCGTCG AGTCGAGGAAGATCCTGCGGCACATTGCGGACAAGTACAAGAACCAGGGGTACAAGGACCTGTTCGGCCCGGGCGCGCTGGAGCGCGCATCCATCGAGCAGTGGCTGCAGACGGAGGCTCAGAGCTTCGACGTCCCCAGCGCCGACATGGTCTACAGCCTCGCCTACCTGCCGTCCGACATGCCGCTCGACGGCAAGAAGGCCAACACTGGCGGTTTCCCATCGGCCGGGATGCACCCGGCGCACCGGCAGAAGACGGAGGAGATGCTGCAGCTGTTCGAGAAGAGCCGGAAGGAGCTGGGCAAGCTGCTGGACATCTACGAGCAGCGCCTGGACCAGGAGGAGTACCTGGCGGGCAACAAGTTCACGCTCGCCGACCTGTCGCACCTGCCCAACGCCGACCGCCTCGCCGCCGACCCGCGGTCCGCGCGCCTCATCGAGTCGCGCAAGAACGTCAGCAGGTGGTGGTACACCATCTCCGGCCGCGACCCGTGGAAGAGGGTCAAGGAGCTGCAGCGCCCGCCGTCCGCGGAGGCGCCGTTCTGA